From the genome of Triticum aestivum cultivar Chinese Spring chromosome 3B, IWGSC CS RefSeq v2.1, whole genome shotgun sequence, one region includes:
- the LOC123066982 gene encoding 11S globulin seed storage protein 2-like, which translates to MVQRSSNAEVMSMDLSPKKPAKAYGSDGGAYYDWSPADLPMLGAASIGAAKLHLAAGGLALPSYSDSAKVSYVLQGAGACGLVLPEAAKEKVIPVKEGDALALPFGAVTWWHNAEGSSAELVVLFLGDTSKGHTPGRFTNFQLTGASGIFTGFSTEFVARAWDLDQDAAAKIVSTQPGSGVVKIAAGHKMPEPRAEDREGVVLNCLEAPLDVDIPGGGCVVVLNTANLPLVKEVGLGADLVRIGGRSMCSPGFSCDSAYQVTYIVRGGGRVQVVGIDGTRVLETRAEAGCLFIVPRFFVVSKIADDTGMEWFSIITTPNPIFSHLAGKTSVWKAISPAVLETAFNTTPEMEKLFRSKRLDSEIFFAPN; encoded by the exons ATGGTGCAGCGCAGCTCCAACGCCGAGGTCATGTCCATGGACCTTTCccccaagaagccggccaaggcctacggcagcgacggcggcgcctactacgACTGGTCCCCCGCCGACCTGCCCATGCTCGGCGCGGCCTCCATCGGCGCCGCCAAgctgcacctcgccgccggcggccTCGCCCTCCCCAGCTACTCCGACTCCGCCAAGGTCTCCTACGTGCTCCagggcgccggcgcctgcggcctCGTCCTCCCGGAGGCGGCCAAGGAGAAGGTCATCCCCGTCAAGGAGGGCGACGCCCTCGCGCTCCCCTTCGGCGCCGTCACCTGGTGGCACAACGCCGAGGGCTCCTCCGCCGAGCTCGTCGTGCTCTTCCTCGGCGACACCTCTAAGGGCCACACCCCCGGCCGCTTCACCAACTTCCAGCTCACCGGCGCCTCCGGCATCTTCACCGGCTTCTCCACCGAGTTCGTCGCGCGCGCCTGGGATCTCGACCAGGACGCTGCCGCCAAAATCGTCTCCACCCAGCCTGGCTCCGGCGTCGTGAAGATCGCCGCCGGGCACAAGATGCCGGAGCCGCGCGCCGAGGACCGGGAGGGCGTGGTGCTCAACTGCCTTGAGGCGCCGCTGGATGTGGACATCCCGGGCGGCGGCTGCGTTGTGGTGCTCAACACGGCCAACCTGCCGCTGGTGAAGGAGGTCGGGCTGGGCGCCGACCTGGTGAGGATCGGCGGCCGCTCCATGTGCTCGCCGGGCTTCTCGTGCGACTCGGCGTACCAGGTCACCTACATCGTGCGCGGCGGCGGTCGCGTCCAGGTGGTTGGCATCGACGGCACCCGCGTGCTCGAGACCCGTGCGGAGGCAGGGTGCCTCTTCATCGTGCCAAGGTTCTTCGTCGTCTCCAAGATCGCCGACGACACCGGCATGGAGTGGTTCTCCATCATCACCACTCCCAA CCCAATCTTTAGCCACTTGGCAGGGAAGACGTCGGTGTGGAAGGCAATTTCGCCGGCAGTGCTAGAGACGGCATTCAACACCACCCCGGAGATGGAGAAGCTGTTCCGCTCCAAGAGGCTCGACTCCGAGATCTTCTTCGCCCCCAACTAG